A single window of Nocardioides kongjuensis DNA harbors:
- a CDS encoding acyl-CoA dehydrogenase family protein, whose amino-acid sequence MKREIYDEDHEAFRASVKEFVDRSVLPHAEEHIKAKALPREFWLEAGKQGLLGLCIPEEYGGSDAGDFRFNAVLQEELAKVGAAYPTCHGIHADITAPYIVELGTEEQKQRWLPGVASGEILLGIGMTEPSGGSDLAALKTTAVRDGDSWIINGSKTFITNGYSGDLFVTAVRTDPEKGPKGITLFGIEASAEGFSRGRKLDKVGMEESDTAELFFENLRVTDAEIIGELNMGFIHMMQKLPQERLGCAVANIAHAKQILLETIEYAKERQAFGAPIGTFQHNKFLLADLVTRIEAAEAYIDKCVLNHSQKTLTAIDAAKAKWFSSQVQSEVLDHCVQIHGGYGFMNEYRVARAWRDARVTKIWAGSNEIMKELIGRDLGL is encoded by the coding sequence ATGAAGCGTGAGATCTACGACGAGGACCACGAGGCCTTCCGCGCATCCGTCAAGGAGTTCGTGGACCGCTCGGTGCTGCCGCACGCGGAGGAGCACATCAAGGCCAAGGCGCTGCCGCGCGAGTTCTGGCTCGAGGCCGGCAAGCAGGGGCTGCTCGGCCTGTGCATCCCCGAGGAGTACGGCGGCTCGGACGCCGGCGACTTCCGGTTCAACGCCGTGCTGCAGGAGGAGCTGGCCAAGGTCGGTGCGGCGTACCCCACCTGTCACGGCATCCACGCCGACATCACCGCGCCGTACATCGTCGAGCTCGGCACCGAGGAGCAGAAGCAGCGCTGGCTGCCCGGTGTCGCCTCCGGCGAGATCCTGCTCGGCATCGGGATGACCGAGCCGTCGGGCGGCTCGGACCTCGCCGCGCTGAAGACCACGGCGGTGCGTGACGGCGACTCGTGGATCATCAACGGCTCGAAGACCTTCATCACCAACGGCTACTCCGGCGACCTGTTCGTCACGGCCGTGCGCACCGACCCGGAGAAGGGCCCCAAGGGCATCACGCTGTTCGGCATCGAGGCGAGCGCCGAGGGGTTCTCGCGTGGCCGCAAGCTCGACAAGGTCGGCATGGAGGAGTCCGACACCGCCGAGCTGTTCTTCGAGAACCTGCGCGTCACCGACGCCGAGATCATCGGCGAGCTCAACATGGGCTTCATCCACATGATGCAGAAGCTCCCGCAGGAGCGCCTCGGGTGCGCGGTCGCCAACATCGCGCACGCCAAGCAGATCCTGCTCGAGACCATCGAGTACGCCAAGGAGCGCCAGGCGTTCGGTGCCCCGATCGGCACCTTCCAGCACAACAAGTTCCTGCTGGCCGACCTGGTCACCCGGATCGAGGCGGCCGAGGCCTACATCGACAAGTGCGTGCTCAACCACTCGCAGAAGACGCTGACCGCGATCGACGCCGCGAAGGCCAAGTGGTTCTCCTCGCAGGTCCAGTCCGAGGTGCTCGACCACTGCGTCCAGATCCACGGCGGCTACGGGTTCATGAACGAGTACCGCGTGGCCCGGGCCTGGCGCGACGCCCGGGTCACCAAGATCTGGGCCGGCTCGAACGAGATCATGAAGGAGCTCATCGGCCGCGACCTCGGCCTCTGA
- a CDS encoding response regulator — protein sequence MDEAHEAVPGYWRVAIVEDHRLQRLRTEELLGRQTGLRVVHSCETLDELVAWMAAGTPLTRPHVVVLDLVVDRGRDADPAVVERLVRSGLRVLVLSAMASVPLVRSMIRAGVSGFVGKRDSEDDIVAAVWAVLERRQWITPELASVMAGDARRPRLSDQEERALVLYASGLTLDAVAVALGVKRDTVKKYLERVKAKYAEAGRPVRTKIDLNREAIRDGLMIPSQDARAE from the coding sequence GTGGACGAGGCGCACGAGGCAGTGCCCGGGTACTGGCGCGTGGCGATCGTCGAGGACCACCGGCTCCAACGGCTGCGGACCGAGGAGCTCCTCGGTCGCCAGACCGGGCTGCGGGTCGTGCACTCGTGCGAGACGCTCGACGAGCTCGTGGCGTGGATGGCGGCGGGCACCCCGCTGACCCGGCCGCACGTGGTGGTCCTGGACCTCGTCGTCGACCGGGGGCGCGACGCCGACCCGGCCGTCGTCGAGCGGCTGGTGCGCTCGGGACTGCGCGTCCTGGTCCTCTCGGCGATGGCCTCCGTGCCCCTGGTGCGTTCGATGATCCGGGCCGGAGTGTCCGGTTTCGTCGGGAAGAGGGACAGCGAGGACGACATCGTCGCCGCGGTGTGGGCGGTCCTCGAGCGCCGTCAGTGGATCACGCCGGAGCTGGCGAGCGTGATGGCCGGCGACGCCCGGCGGCCGCGGCTGAGCGACCAGGAGGAGCGTGCCCTGGTCCTCTACGCCTCCGGCCTGACCCTCGACGCCGTGGCCGTCGCGCTCGGAGTCAAGCGGGACACCGTCAAGAAGTACCTGGAGCGCGTGAAGGCGAAGTACGCCGAGGCCGGGCGTCCGGTGCGGACCAAGATCGACCTCAACCGCGAGGCCATCCGCGACGGCCTGATGATCCCGTCGCAGGACGCCCGCGCCGAGTGA
- a CDS encoding tRNA adenosine deaminase-associated protein, translated as MTATAIESVDFALAAYREEGVWQVAELSPDHATDVETLAAALRRFPGDGGAVGLVAVEEDFFVVVRVTGPRTRVMLSDITAATEWEVAAVVLEHLGLPPVEDEDDPEPAGDLELLSDLGVDAMDLAAILDDDELYPDEMLSEIARGLGFGDLFDDTVGLTSA; from the coding sequence ATGACCGCCACGGCCATCGAATCGGTGGACTTCGCCCTCGCCGCCTACCGCGAGGAGGGCGTGTGGCAGGTGGCCGAGCTGTCGCCCGACCACGCCACCGACGTCGAGACCCTCGCCGCTGCGCTGCGGCGCTTCCCCGGTGACGGTGGGGCCGTGGGCCTGGTCGCGGTCGAGGAGGACTTCTTCGTGGTCGTCCGCGTCACCGGGCCACGCACCCGGGTGATGCTCTCCGACATCACCGCCGCGACCGAGTGGGAGGTGGCCGCTGTCGTGCTCGAGCACCTCGGCCTGCCGCCGGTCGAGGACGAGGACGACCCCGAGCCCGCCGGCGACCTCGAGCTGCTCAGCGACCTCGGCGTCGACGCGATGGACCTCGCCGCGATCCTCGACGACGACGAGCTGTACCCCGACGAGATGCTCTCCGAGATCGCCCGCGGCCTCGGCTTCGGCGACCTCTTCGACGACACCGTCGGCCTGACCTCCGCGTGA
- a CDS encoding TIGR03086 family metal-binding protein, with protein MTPLDLGPATATLRDLVTSVSDDQLTLPTPCPAYSVGDLVDHVGGLARAFTEAARKSPAPGSEQGGSGDASRLEDGWRERIASDLGQLADAWRDPAAYDGMTAAGGLDLPGDVAAAVALNEVVVHGWDLATALGRPFAASDTDVAACLAFARPFSTPEAAAERGPAFGPVLPVPDGATPLVELLALLGRRA; from the coding sequence ATGACCCCCCTCGATCTCGGACCCGCCACCGCCACGCTGCGCGATCTGGTGACCTCGGTGAGCGACGACCAGCTCACCCTCCCGACCCCGTGCCCGGCCTACTCCGTCGGTGACCTCGTCGACCACGTCGGCGGCCTCGCCCGGGCCTTCACCGAGGCGGCCCGGAAGTCGCCCGCGCCCGGCTCGGAGCAGGGCGGCAGCGGTGACGCCTCCCGGCTGGAGGACGGCTGGCGCGAGCGGATCGCGTCGGACCTCGGGCAGCTCGCCGACGCGTGGCGGGACCCGGCGGCGTACGACGGGATGACCGCCGCTGGCGGCCTCGACCTGCCCGGTGACGTCGCTGCGGCCGTCGCCCTCAACGAGGTCGTGGTCCACGGCTGGGACCTCGCCACCGCCCTCGGGCGGCCCTTCGCGGCCAGCGACACCGATGTCGCCGCCTGCCTCGCCTTCGCCCGCCCGTTCTCGACGCCCGAGGCGGCCGCCGAGCGGGGCCCGGCCTTCGGCCCGGTGCTGCCCGTGCCGGACGGCGCGACCCCGCTGGTCGAGCTGCTGGCCCTCCTCGGCCGCCGCGCCTGA
- a CDS encoding Re/Si-specific NAD(P)(+) transhydrogenase subunit alpha produces MLIGIPRESKQGETLVAATAKTVTQLTNLGYDVIVESGAGDLADQPDTAFTEAGVRVGTTQEVWAADVVVKVNAPSDEEIGRLRPGATIISMMAPGRSPELLERLQAQGVTALAMDAVPRISRAQSMDVLSSMANVAGYRAVVEAAHEFGRMFTGQVTAAGKIPPARVFVVGAGVAGLAAIGAASAMGAIVRAFDVRPEVAEQVESMGAEFVHVDMEQEVSSDGYAKEMSEAQVAATAAMYDEEARAADIVITTALIPGRPAPSLITAETVAGMKNGSVIVDMAAANGGNAAGTVADEKVVTDNGVTILGYTDLAGRLAAQTSQLYGTNIVNLLKLLTPEKDGNLGLDFDDVVQRGITVVDGRGAADGGSAQVTWPPPAVQVSAAPAAAPAAVAEPKPEKAPLSAGTKVGLTLGAIALFWLVNALAPTDELRRHFTVLMLSIVIGYYVIGKVAHALHTPLMSVTNAISGVVVVGALVQVATDDKLVLGMSVVAILLASINVFGGFAVTRRMLAMFSKGA; encoded by the coding sequence ATGCTCATCGGCATCCCGCGCGAGTCGAAACAGGGCGAAACCCTGGTCGCGGCAACCGCAAAGACCGTAACCCAACTGACCAACCTCGGCTACGACGTGATCGTCGAGTCGGGCGCCGGCGACCTCGCCGACCAGCCCGACACCGCGTTCACGGAGGCCGGGGTGCGCGTCGGGACGACGCAGGAGGTGTGGGCCGCCGACGTCGTGGTCAAGGTCAACGCCCCCTCCGACGAGGAGATCGGCCGGCTCCGCCCGGGCGCCACGATCATCTCGATGATGGCGCCGGGCCGCAGCCCGGAGCTGCTGGAGAGGCTGCAGGCCCAGGGCGTGACGGCGCTGGCCATGGACGCGGTGCCGCGGATCTCGCGCGCGCAGTCGATGGACGTGCTGTCCTCGATGGCCAACGTCGCGGGCTACCGCGCCGTCGTCGAGGCGGCCCACGAGTTCGGCCGGATGTTCACCGGCCAGGTCACCGCCGCCGGCAAGATCCCGCCGGCCCGCGTCTTCGTCGTGGGTGCCGGTGTCGCCGGCCTCGCCGCGATCGGCGCGGCCTCCGCGATGGGCGCCATCGTCCGCGCGTTCGACGTGCGTCCCGAGGTCGCCGAGCAGGTCGAGTCGATGGGCGCGGAGTTCGTGCACGTCGACATGGAGCAGGAGGTCTCCTCCGACGGCTACGCCAAGGAGATGTCCGAGGCCCAGGTCGCCGCGACCGCCGCGATGTACGACGAGGAGGCGCGTGCCGCCGACATCGTCATCACGACCGCGCTGATCCCGGGACGTCCCGCTCCGTCGCTGATCACCGCCGAGACGGTCGCCGGGATGAAGAACGGCTCGGTCATCGTCGACATGGCGGCCGCCAACGGCGGCAACGCCGCGGGCACCGTGGCCGACGAGAAGGTCGTCACCGACAACGGCGTCACGATCCTCGGCTACACCGACCTCGCCGGCCGACTGGCCGCGCAGACGTCGCAGCTGTACGGCACCAACATCGTCAACCTGCTCAAGCTGCTGACCCCGGAGAAGGACGGCAACCTGGGCCTGGACTTCGACGACGTCGTCCAGCGCGGCATCACCGTCGTCGACGGGCGCGGTGCTGCCGACGGTGGGTCGGCGCAGGTCACGTGGCCGCCGCCGGCCGTGCAGGTCTCGGCCGCCCCGGCCGCGGCCCCCGCGGCCGTCGCCGAGCCGAAGCCGGAGAAGGCTCCGCTCTCGGCCGGCACGAAGGTCGGTCTCACGCTCGGCGCCATCGCACTGTTCTGGCTGGTCAACGCGCTGGCCCCGACCGACGAGCTGCGCCGCCACTTCACCGTGCTGATGCTCTCGATCGTGATCGGCTACTACGTCATCGGCAAGGTCGCGCACGCGCTGCACACGCCGCTGATGTCGGTCACGAACGCCATCTCCGGCGTCGTCGTGGTCGGTGCGCTGGTGCAGGTCGCGACCGACGACAAGCTGGTGCTCGGCATGTCCGTGGTCGCCATCCTGCTCGCCTCGATCAACGTCTTCGGTGGGTTCGCGGTCACCCGCCGCATGCTCGCGATGTTCAGCAAGGGAGCCTGA
- a CDS encoding class F sortase has translation MSRARRTAAAAVLTVAFAGAVVPGASADAPAPPSRAARACVSPPAPFHPSTASIPAIGRSARVVRVRRTASGAVGTPPVSKRGKWLMGLDPQALPGDGEGTVIMAAHTWPDGSALGNALLRSLRAGDRLELGNGSAVACYQVTQRKEYGAAKVPRRKAFRWWGPEQLVIVVCSGTRLGPGRWTHRTVWYATPVADGGVAG, from the coding sequence GTGAGCCGCGCCCGCCGTACCGCCGCCGCTGCGGTCCTCACCGTCGCGTTCGCCGGTGCCGTCGTGCCCGGCGCGTCGGCCGATGCGCCCGCCCCGCCGTCCCGTGCAGCCCGGGCGTGTGTGAGCCCTCCTGCCCCGTTCCACCCCTCGACGGCGAGCATCCCGGCGATCGGTCGCTCCGCGCGAGTGGTCCGTGTGCGTCGTACCGCGTCCGGGGCGGTCGGCACCCCGCCGGTCTCGAAGCGCGGCAAGTGGCTGATGGGCCTCGACCCGCAGGCCCTGCCCGGCGACGGCGAGGGCACCGTGATCATGGCCGCGCACACCTGGCCCGACGGCTCCGCGCTCGGCAACGCGCTGCTGCGCTCGCTGCGCGCGGGGGACCGCCTCGAGCTCGGCAACGGCTCCGCGGTGGCTTGCTACCAGGTCACCCAGCGCAAGGAGTACGGCGCCGCGAAGGTCCCGCGCAGGAAGGCCTTCCGCTGGTGGGGACCCGAGCAGCTCGTCATCGTGGTGTGCTCGGGCACGCGCCTCGGTCCGGGCCGGTGGACCCACCGCACCGTCTGGTACGCGACCCCGGTCGCGGACGGTGGCGTCGCTGGATGA
- the thpR gene encoding RNA 2',3'-cyclic phosphodiesterase, whose translation MRIFAAVVPPPDAIGHLDVFLDPRRAAAPFRWTRTEQLHLTLAFMPEAEERRVDVYVDRLAESLDGLAPVELSLAGAVVFPNVAEGRVLATGVTGGDDVLATAAVRARNAAVACGIEVDGQRFRPHVTIARTGAHPTEMSSWVRLLETYEGPTWPLEAISVIASHLGEGPRRAPRYEPLAEILL comes from the coding sequence ATGCGGATCTTCGCGGCGGTCGTCCCGCCCCCCGACGCCATCGGCCACCTCGACGTCTTCCTCGACCCGCGCCGCGCGGCCGCGCCCTTCCGCTGGACCCGGACCGAGCAGCTCCACCTGACCCTCGCCTTCATGCCCGAGGCCGAGGAGCGCCGCGTCGACGTCTACGTCGACCGCCTGGCCGAGTCCCTCGACGGACTCGCCCCGGTGGAGCTGTCCCTGGCCGGCGCCGTCGTCTTCCCGAACGTCGCCGAGGGCCGTGTGCTGGCCACCGGGGTGACCGGCGGGGACGACGTCCTGGCGACCGCCGCGGTCCGGGCCCGCAACGCTGCCGTCGCCTGCGGGATCGAGGTCGACGGGCAGCGGTTCCGGCCCCACGTCACCATCGCCCGCACCGGCGCTCACCCCACCGAGATGTCCAGCTGGGTGCGGCTGCTGGAGACCTACGAGGGGCCGACCTGGCCGCTCGAGGCGATCTCCGTCATCGCGTCCCACCTGGGGGAGGGGCCCCGTCGTGCGCCGCGCTACGAGCCGCTCGCCGAGATCCTGCTCTGA
- the pntB gene encoding Re/Si-specific NAD(P)(+) transhydrogenase subunit beta, with product MDINSITGAAYIVAALLFILSLAGLSRHESAKSGLTFGIVGMAVALVATVAGVIDVSELVDDRALVIILMLAAIAVGGAIGLWRARIVEMTGMPELIAMLHSFVGLAAVAIGWNGHVLGSHDSLPSLVNIHEAEVAIGIFIGAVTFTGSIVANLKLSARISSAPLMLPGKNLINVGSLVLFAVLTAFYVGLDTHDNTSADILLGVLTVLALFLGWHLVASIGGGDMPVVVSMLNSYSGWAAAASGFLLGNDLLIVTGALVGSSGAYLSYIMCKAMNRSFISVIAGGFGIAAPAGDDVDYGEHREIQADAVAELLANAGSVVITPGYGMAVAQAQYPVADLTAKLRAKGVDVRFGIHPVAGRLPGHMNVLLAEAKLPYDIVLEMDEINDDFPDTDVVLVIGANDTVNPAASEDPSSPIAGMPVLEVWNAKDVIVFKRSMAAGYAGVQNPLFFRENSQMLFGDAKDRVEDIVKALG from the coding sequence ATGGACATCAACTCCATCACCGGTGCGGCGTACATCGTCGCCGCCCTGCTGTTCATCCTGTCGCTGGCGGGCCTGTCCCGGCACGAGTCGGCCAAGAGCGGCCTGACGTTCGGCATCGTCGGCATGGCGGTCGCCCTGGTCGCGACCGTCGCGGGCGTCATCGACGTCAGCGAGCTCGTCGACGACCGCGCCCTGGTCATCATCTTGATGCTGGCCGCGATCGCGGTCGGTGGGGCGATCGGCCTGTGGCGCGCGCGCATCGTCGAGATGACCGGCATGCCCGAGCTGATCGCGATGCTCCACTCGTTCGTCGGCCTCGCGGCCGTCGCGATCGGCTGGAACGGCCACGTCCTCGGCTCGCACGACTCGCTCCCCAGCCTGGTCAACATCCACGAGGCCGAGGTCGCGATCGGCATCTTCATCGGTGCGGTCACCTTCACCGGCTCGATCGTCGCCAACCTGAAGCTGTCGGCGAGGATCTCGTCGGCCCCGCTGATGCTGCCCGGCAAGAACCTGATCAACGTCGGCTCGCTGGTGCTCTTCGCGGTCCTGACCGCGTTCTACGTCGGCCTCGACACCCACGACAACACCTCGGCCGACATCCTGCTGGGCGTGCTGACGGTGCTGGCGCTCTTCCTCGGCTGGCACCTCGTGGCCTCGATCGGCGGCGGCGACATGCCGGTCGTGGTGTCGATGCTCAACTCGTACTCCGGTTGGGCCGCGGCCGCGTCGGGCTTCCTGCTCGGCAACGACCTGCTGATCGTCACCGGTGCCCTCGTCGGCTCCTCCGGTGCGTACCTGTCGTACATCATGTGCAAGGCGATGAACCGCTCGTTCATCTCCGTGATCGCGGGTGGCTTCGGCATCGCCGCCCCTGCGGGCGACGACGTCGACTACGGCGAGCACCGCGAGATCCAGGCCGACGCCGTCGCCGAGCTCCTCGCCAACGCCGGCTCCGTCGTGATCACGCCGGGCTACGGCATGGCCGTCGCGCAGGCGCAGTACCCCGTCGCCGACCTCACCGCGAAGCTGCGGGCCAAGGGCGTCGACGTCCGCTTCGGCATCCACCCCGTCGCGGGTCGCCTCCCGGGCCACATGAACGTGCTGCTCGCCGAGGCCAAGCTGCCCTACGACATCGTGCTCGAGATGGACGAGATCAACGACGACTTCCCCGACACCGACGTCGTGCTGGTCATCGGCGCCAACGACACGGTCAACCCGGCCGCGTCCGAGGACCCGTCCTCCCCGATCGCCGGCATGCCGGTCCTCGAGGTCTGGAACGCCAAGGACGTCATCGTCTTCAAGCGCTCCATGGCCGCCGGCTACGCCGGTGTCCAGAACCCGCTGTTCTTCCGCGAGAACAGCCAGATGCTGTTCGGCGACGCGAAGGACCGCGTCGAGGACATCGTCAAGGCGCTCGGCTGA
- the upp gene encoding uracil phosphoribosyltransferase: MRTLVVDHPLVAHKLTVLRDRETDSPTFRSLADELVTLLAYEATRDVRVEPTEIETPVAPTTGTRLATPRPLVVPILRAGLGMLDGMVRLLPTAEVGFLGMVRNEETLEATTYAERLPEDLSGRQCYVVDPMLATGGTLAAAIRFLVDRGADHITAVCLLAAPEGCARLEEELGDLEIPVTIVTAAMDERLNEKGYIVPGLGDAGDRMYGIAAG, encoded by the coding sequence ATGCGCACCCTGGTCGTGGATCACCCCCTCGTCGCCCACAAGCTGACCGTGCTCCGCGACAGGGAAACCGACTCCCCGACCTTCCGGTCCCTGGCCGACGAGCTGGTCACCCTGCTGGCCTACGAGGCCACCCGCGACGTCCGCGTCGAGCCGACCGAGATCGAGACGCCGGTGGCGCCGACGACCGGCACCCGGCTCGCGACGCCCCGCCCGCTCGTCGTTCCCATCCTGCGGGCCGGCCTCGGCATGCTCGACGGCATGGTCCGGCTGCTGCCGACCGCCGAGGTGGGCTTCCTGGGCATGGTCCGCAACGAGGAGACGCTCGAGGCGACGACGTACGCCGAGCGCCTGCCGGAGGACCTGTCCGGGCGCCAGTGCTACGTGGTCGACCCGATGCTCGCCACCGGCGGCACCCTCGCGGCGGCGATCCGCTTCCTGGTGGACCGCGGCGCCGACCACATCACCGCGGTGTGCCTGCTGGCCGCCCCCGAGGGCTGCGCGCGCCTCGAGGAGGAGCTGGGCGACCTCGAGATCCCGGTGACCATCGTCACCGCGGCGATGGACGAGCGGCTCAACGAGAAGGGCTACATCGTCCCGGGACTCGGCGACGCCGGCGACCGGATGTACGGCATCGCCGCAGGCTGA
- a CDS encoding VIT family protein: MIGPHEDEPHREGLNDRLNWLRAGVLGANDGIVSTAGIVLGVAGATNDRTAILVAGIAGLAAGAMSMGAGEYVSVSTQRDSEEALLAKERRELREDPEDELAELAGLYVDKGLDPDLALQVAQQLTDHDALGAHAEAELGIDPDDLTNPWNAAFASMLSFTLGALLPLLTIVLFGSGTRVPVTVVAVVAALAVTGWASARFGYGPPSRAVVRNVLGGLLAMAVTYGIGQLVGTQV, from the coding sequence GTGATCGGACCCCATGAGGACGAGCCCCACCGGGAGGGCCTCAACGACCGGCTGAACTGGTTGCGGGCAGGGGTGCTCGGAGCCAACGACGGCATCGTGTCGACGGCGGGCATCGTGCTCGGCGTCGCCGGTGCGACCAACGACCGCACGGCGATCCTGGTCGCCGGCATCGCGGGCCTCGCGGCCGGCGCGATGAGCATGGGCGCAGGAGAGTACGTCTCGGTCAGCACCCAGCGCGACTCCGAGGAGGCGCTGCTGGCCAAGGAGCGCAGGGAGCTGCGCGAGGATCCCGAGGACGAGCTCGCCGAGCTCGCCGGCCTGTACGTCGACAAGGGGCTCGACCCCGACCTCGCGCTCCAGGTGGCCCAGCAGCTCACCGACCACGACGCGCTCGGTGCGCACGCCGAGGCCGAGCTCGGGATCGACCCCGACGACCTCACCAACCCGTGGAACGCGGCCTTCGCGTCGATGCTGTCCTTCACGCTCGGCGCCCTGCTGCCGCTGCTCACCATCGTCCTGTTCGGCTCCGGGACGCGGGTGCCGGTGACGGTGGTCGCCGTGGTCGCAGCACTCGCCGTGACCGGGTGGGCGAGCGCTCGGTTCGGCTACGGACCTCCGAGCCGGGCCGTCGTGCGCAACGTCCTGGGCGGCCTGCTCGCGATGGCCGTCACGTACGGCATCGGCCAGCTGGTCGGCACCCAGGTCTAG
- a CDS encoding nucleoside deaminase — MSAPLARWEEPMRAALAEAAAALATGDVPIGAVVVSDDGVVLGTGRNVRERDADPTGHAEVVALREAAAARGEWRLTGCTLVVTLEPCTMCAGAAVLSRVDRVVFGAYDDKAGAVGSLWDVVRDRRLNHRPEVLAGVLADESVALLDGFFASQRR; from the coding sequence ATGAGCGCACCGCTCGCCCGCTGGGAGGAGCCGATGCGCGCCGCTCTCGCCGAGGCCGCCGCCGCCCTCGCCACGGGTGACGTGCCCATCGGTGCCGTCGTCGTGTCCGACGACGGCGTCGTCCTCGGCACGGGCCGCAACGTCCGCGAGCGCGACGCCGACCCGACCGGCCACGCCGAGGTGGTCGCCCTGCGGGAGGCAGCGGCCGCCCGGGGCGAGTGGCGCCTCACCGGCTGCACCCTCGTGGTCACCCTCGAGCCGTGCACCATGTGCGCCGGTGCGGCCGTCCTGTCCCGGGTCGACCGGGTCGTGTTCGGTGCGTACGACGACAAGGCCGGCGCCGTCGGCTCGTTGTGGGACGTCGTACGCGACCGCCGGCTCAACCACCGCCCCGAGGTCCTCGCCGGGGTGCTCGCCGACGAGTCGGTCGCGCTGCTCGACGGCTTCTTCGCCTCCCAGCGCCGATGA